GGGCAGCTCGGCACGGGCAGCTCCACCCCGCAGTCGAGCCCGAGCCCGGCGCGGAACGTGGCCGATGCGCTCGCGATCGCGGCGGGATCCTCGCACACCTGCGTACTTCGCCGTACCCGTCAGATGGCGTGCTGGGGCCTCAACGGCACGGGGCAGCTCGGCACGGGCAACTTCTCGAGCACCAACGTCCCGGTCGACGTGCTCGACATGACCGACGTGAAGTCCGTCGCGGCCGGGCAATCGCACACGTGCGCGGTCAAGCTCACGGGCGACGTGTTCTGCTGGGGCGAGAACTTCAACGGGCAGCTCGGGCTCGCTCCGGGCGGCCGAGAGGCGATCCCTCGTAAGTCCGCCGCGACGAACGCCATCGCGATCGCGGCCTCGAACGACTCGACGTGCGCCGTGCTCGGCACGGGCGGAGTGGTGTGCTGGGGCAAAGACGATCTCGGGCAGACGGGCCGAGGTGTCGCCGGGAGCGGCAAAGGTGGGACGCCGGTGCAGGTCGCGGGCGTCGAGGGCGCCGTCGCGATCTCCGGCGGGGCCGAGCACTTCTGCGCGCTCACGAGCCGAGGCAGCGTCCTCTGCTGGGGCGACAACCGCTTCGGTCAGCTCGGCCAGGGCTCACGCAGCGACGCGGGCGACGCGGGCATGCCGACCATCGGTCGACCGACCGCGATCACGGGGATCATCGGCACGGTCACGGCCGTCGGCGCCGGAGGCGACCACTCGTGCGCCGCGACGAGCGACGAGGCCGTGTACTGCTGGGGCGACAACGGTCGCTCGGAGCTCGGCGACGGAACGGACAAACGGATGTCGCCCGTCCCCGTGGCCGTCTCCGGAGTCCCCTAGCACTCGCTCACGAAGCGACGGGGCGTGCGAGGGCGCCCACTCCCGCGACCCCCGACCTCCGGCACGCGTCGGAGATACCTTCCGAGATCGAGCGGACGAGCCTCGGGCCCTCGTAGACGAGCGCCGTGTAGAGCTGCACGAGACACGCGCCGGCCTCGAGGCGCTCCACGGCGTCCTCGGGGCTCGAGATTCCACCGACCGAGACGACCGGGACGTGACCCTCGAGCCGCGCGACGAGATCCTTCAGGAAGGCGAGCGAACGCGGCGCGAGAGGCCGCCCCGAGAGGCCCCCGACGAGCGCCTTCGCATACTCGGGTGCGCCGTCTCGAGAGAGCGTCGTGTTGGTCGCGACGATCCCCGCGACGTCGGCTTTCCGTACCTCGGCGACGAGCGCGTCGAGGTCGTCCGGGGTGAGGTCCGGCGACACCTTGAGGAGGACCGGGGGGCTCGAGGACGACCGGGCGCGCGCCTCGGACACTGCGGCGAGGAGCCTTCGGACGTTCTCTGCACTCTGCAAGCTTCGGAGGCCCTCGGTGTTGGGGCTCGAGACGTTGATGGTGACGTAGTCGGCGACGTGAGCCACCTCGCCGTAGAGGGGGGGGTAGTCGCGAGGTGCGTGGTCGAGCGCGACGTCCTTGTTTTTCCCGATGTTGACGCCGAGGACGCCCGGGAGTGGGCCGCGCGCGCGGAGCCGCTCGAGCCGACGTACGACGACCGCTGACCCTTGGTTCGGGAACCCGAGCCGGTTCACGAGCCCGCGCGCCTCCCGGACACGGAAGAGCCGCTCGCCGTCGTTGCCGGGCTGCGGGCGGCGGGTCACGGTGCCCACCTCGACGTGGCCGAAGCCGAACGCGAACGACGCGGGGACGGCGACCGCGTCTTTGTCGTATCCCGCGGCGAGCCCCACGGGCGTCGGAAAGACGAGACCGAACGCGCGCACCTCGAGGCGCGTGTCACGGACGACGTGCGCCCGCGCGACCAGCGACAGCACGGGACCGGGGAGGCGAGATGCGGTCGCGAGGGCCACCTTGTGAGCGAGCTCCGGAGGGAGCCGGGTCAGCGCAGCGACCGAGAGACTCACGCGGCCTCCCCGTCGAGGAAACGGAGGACACGATCACGCTCGGACACGTCGATCTTGCCGAGCCCCTCGAGCGCGCGAACGAGCTCCCGGAGCGTGACGGCCGCGTGGAGGCGGACACCTCGCTCGGCGAGCAGCGCACGGGCCCCCTGCTCCCGGTCGACGAGGACCACCACGTCCTCGACCCGGAGGCCCGAGCTCGCGAGCGGCCCCATGGCCTCGAGCTTCGCGTCCCCGCGCGTGGCGATGTCGTCGAGCACGACCACCCGCTCGCCCTCGTGGAAGAGCCCCTCGATCGACGCCTTCGCGCCGTACGTCTTGGCCTGCGAGCGCGGGTACACGAGCGGACGATCCATGCGCATCGCCACGGCCGTCCCGATCGGGAGCGCCGCGTAGGGGAGCGCGGCGATGCGGTCGAACGAGAGCCCCTCGAGCATCGACGCGAGCACGTCGGCGACCTCGGCGAGCGCACGAGGGAACGTCACGAGGCGCCGGAGATCGACGTAGATGGGCGATTCTATTCCACTTTTCAGCGTAAACGAGCCGAAGCGCACGACCTCCGCGTCGAAGAGCGTGCGGGCGAGGCGGTCCACGAAGGCGGCGCGGGCGACGTCCGGCGTGGCATCGGCGGGCCTCGCGGCGGCGAGCTCGATGCGGTCGGCGAGGCTCGCGACGTACGCCCCCGGATCGGCCGCGTCGGCGACGGACCTCGAGACGTTCACGAGGAACCCGGAGCCGTCGGCTCGTCGCGCTGCCGCGACCGCAGCCTCCAGATCGCCTCCTTGCGCGCCCACGCCCGGCAAGAGCAGCCACGCGGACGGCGCGAGAGCACGCACACGGGCGATCGCGTCGGGCTCGGTGGCGCCCACGACGAGCCCCATCCGCGACGCATGCGGGGACGCGACGACGTCACGCACGACGCGCTCGTAGAGGGGCCCCCCGACGGCCAATCGTGCATCTTGCACACGTTCGGCCTCGGGGTTCGACGTGCGCGCGAGGACGAACAGGTCGAGCCCCGTCCCGGAGAGGAAGGGCTCGAGGGCGCCGACGCCGAGGTAGGGGCTCACGGTGAGCGCGCCGGCCCCGAGCGCGAGGGTCGCCGTGGCGTAGGCCGCGTTCGTCGGGCCGATGTCGCCCCGCTTCGCGTCGAGGAGACAAGGGATCTCCCGAGGGATGCGGCGCACGACCTCCTCGAGGGCCGAGACCCCCGCGGCCCCGAAGGCCTCGAAGAACGCCGCGTTCGGCTTGAACGCCGCGGCCCGGGCATGGGTCGCCTCGACCACGCGCATCGCCTCGGGGACGAGCGAAGAAGCGCGCGACACGCGTGGGTCGAGCCCGACGCACACGTGGGATCGGATGTCGCGCGCGCGCCGCGAGGCGGCCTCGAAGAAGCTCATGCCGGCCTCCCGAGCACCGCCGCCAAGAGCGCCATGCGCACGTACATGCCGTTCTCGACCTGGCGGAAGTAGGCCGCGCGCGGATCGTCGTCGACGGCCTCGTCGATTTCTCCCACACGGGGCAAAGGGTGCAATATCGCACAGGATTTCTTGAGCTTCGCGAGCACCTCGCGATCGACCCGATATCCTCCCCGCGCCGCTTCGTAGTCGGCCTCGGCGGAGAACCGCTCCTTCTGGACACGGGTCACGTAGAGCACGTCGGTCTCGGCGATGACCTCGTCGAGCGTCGCGTGGGTGGTCTGCTCGAGCCCTCGCTCGGCGAGCTCCGCGACCAGCGCCTCGGGCATGCGCACGACCGAGGGAGACACGTACCGCACCTTGACCCCGTAGAGCGAGAGGAGCTTCGCGAGCGAATGGACGGTGCGCCCGTACTTCAAGTCGCCGAGCAACGTCACGGTGAGCCCCTCGATCCGCCCGAGCTCTTCGTGGATCGTGAAGAGGTCGAGCAGCGCCTGGGTGGGGTGCTCGCCCGGGCCGTCTCCCGCGTTGATGATGGGCTTCTTCGCGGCGTCGGCGGCGATCTTGGCGGCCCCCTCCTCCGGGTGCCGGAGCACGATCACGTCGGCGTAGGCCTCGAGGGTCCTCACCGTGTCGCGCAGCGACTCGCCTTTCGAGACCGACGAGTACCTGACCTCGCTGATCGGGATGACCGACCCGCCGAGCCGGGTCATGGCCGCGAGGAAACACGACGAGGTGCGCGTCGAGGGCTCGTAGAAGAGGTTCGCGAGCACCTTCCCGCGTAGGAGGTCCGTGCCGCCGCGCTCGCGCACGAACGACCGCATGCGCCGGGCCGAGCCGAAGAGCTCGTCGATGTGGCCTCGCGAGAGGCCTGCCACGGTGAGGACGTCACGTCCACGGAGCCACTCGAGACTATCCACGGGGAACCTCCCTCACGTCGCGCCCCGTTCCGGCGCTGCCCTTGATTTCACCCGACGCGTAGACCTCGGCACCTCGGAGGACCACCCGCTCGACCCGGCCACGCACGGGCACGTCGTGGAACGGGCTCCACCCCGCGCGCGACTCGAACCGCGACTCGTCGAAGGCGAATTTCGCGTCCACGTCGACCTCCACGTAGGTGTCGGGTTGCTCGGGGAGCGCGAAGATCCGCCGCACGTTGGCGCTCATCTTGGCCTCCACGTCGGCGAGGGTGAGCTTCCCCTCGTGCACCGCCGTGAGGAAGAGCGAGAGCGCCGTCTCGAGCCCCGGAAAGCCTGGCGGAGGTGTGGCGCTCGCCTTCTCGGCTTTCGTGTGGGGCGCGTGATCGGTCGCGAAACAGTCGATCGTGCCGAGGTGCGCCCAGAGCGCGTCGACGTCGCTCTTCTCTCCGATGACCGGCCGCACCTCGCAGAACCCCGCCGCGAGCCGGTGCGACGACTCGTCCAAGAAGAGGTGGTGAGGGCACACCTCGCACGACACGCGCATTCCCTTGTCCTTCGCGCGGGCCACGAGCTCGATCTCGACCTTGCGCGAGACGTGACAGACGTGGAGCGGGCGCTCGGCGAGGTGCGCGACGAGGAGGGCCGACGCGAGCGAGTGCTCCTCGGCGTGCGCGAGCAGCGGAACGTCACGAGGGAACGTCGCCGCGTGCTCGACCAGCGCGCGAAGGCTCGCGAGCTTCAGGTCTCCGAACGTAGGGTCGAGGTAGAGCTTGAGCCCGGTCGAGCGCGGCGCGAGCCTCGCCACTTCCAGCATGTTGTGCTCGGTCGCGCCGAGATGAAAACCGTAGTCGCAGTAGGCCTCGGCGCGGGCCTCGGCCTGGTACTCGAGGAGCGCCGGCTCGGCCACGATCGCGGGGCGCGTGTTCGGCATCGCGAGGATGGTCGTGAAGCCCCCCGCGAGCGCGGCGCGCGTGCAGGTGGCGAAGTCCTCTTTGTGCCGCTGGCCTAGGCCACGAACGTGCACATGAGGGTCGGCGAGCCCGGGCAAACGTACGGTCGTCATGGTCCCGGGGAGATGCCGATACTCCCCCGCGCCCGGACCTCGTGTGTCTTTCGCGTGACAACCCGGAGTCCGACCTGCGCCGAGCGCTCCCCCTCCGGGCCGAAGGGCCGCGCCTCAGGGCAGGCGCTCGCCGTTTTTGTACCCGCCGAAGAGCCTGCGGATCTCGTGCTCGCGCGCGATGTGCTCCCACGAGGCTTGGTCGACGTGACCGTCGCACAAGAGCCCCAAGTGGAGGTG
The DNA window shown above is from Myxococcales bacterium and carries:
- a CDS encoding quinone-dependent dihydroorotate dehydrogenase — its product is MSLSVAALTRLPPELAHKVALATASRLPGPVLSLVARAHVVRDTRLEVRAFGLVFPTPVGLAAGYDKDAVAVPASFAFGFGHVEVGTVTRRPQPGNDGERLFRVREARGLVNRLGFPNQGSAVVVRRLERLRARGPLPGVLGVNIGKNKDVALDHAPRDYPPLYGEVAHVADYVTINVSSPNTEGLRSLQSAENVRRLLAAVSEARARSSSSPPVLLKVSPDLTPDDLDALVAEVRKADVAGIVATNTTLSRDGAPEYAKALVGGLSGRPLAPRSLAFLKDLVARLEGHVPVVSVGGISSPEDAVERLEAGACLVQLYTALVYEGPRLVRSISEGISDACRRSGVAGVGALARPVAS
- the pyrF gene encoding orotidine-5'-phosphate decarboxylase, with product MSFFEAASRRARDIRSHVCVGLDPRVSRASSLVPEAMRVVEATHARAAAFKPNAAFFEAFGAAGVSALEEVVRRIPREIPCLLDAKRGDIGPTNAAYATATLALGAGALTVSPYLGVGALEPFLSGTGLDLFVLARTSNPEAERVQDARLAVGGPLYERVVRDVVASPHASRMGLVVGATEPDAIARVRALAPSAWLLLPGVGAQGGDLEAAVAAARRADGSGFLVNVSRSVADAADPGAYVASLADRIELAAARPADATPDVARAAFVDRLARTLFDAEVVRFGSFTLKSGIESPIYVDLRRLVTFPRALAEVADVLASMLEGLSFDRIAALPYAALPIGTAVAMRMDRPLVYPRSQAKTYGAKASIEGLFHEGERVVVLDDIATRGDAKLEAMGPLASSGLRVEDVVVLVDREQGARALLAERGVRLHAAVTLRELVRALEGLGKIDVSERDRVLRFLDGEAA
- the pyrB gene encoding aspartate carbamoyltransferase, which gives rise to MDSLEWLRGRDVLTVAGLSRGHIDELFGSARRMRSFVRERGGTDLLRGKVLANLFYEPSTRTSSCFLAAMTRLGGSVIPISEVRYSSVSKGESLRDTVRTLEAYADVIVLRHPEEGAAKIAADAAKKPIINAGDGPGEHPTQALLDLFTIHEELGRIEGLTVTLLGDLKYGRTVHSLAKLLSLYGVKVRYVSPSVVRMPEALVAELAERGLEQTTHATLDEVIAETDVLYVTRVQKERFSAEADYEAARGGYRVDREVLAKLKKSCAILHPLPRVGEIDEAVDDDPRAAYFRQVENGMYVRMALLAAVLGRPA
- a CDS encoding amidohydrolase family protein, producing the protein MTTVRLPGLADPHVHVRGLGQRHKEDFATCTRAALAGGFTTILAMPNTRPAIVAEPALLEYQAEARAEAYCDYGFHLGATEHNMLEVARLAPRSTGLKLYLDPTFGDLKLASLRALVEHAATFPRDVPLLAHAEEHSLASALLVAHLAERPLHVCHVSRKVEIELVARAKDKGMRVSCEVCPHHLFLDESSHRLAAGFCEVRPVIGEKSDVDALWAHLGTIDCFATDHAPHTKAEKASATPPPGFPGLETALSLFLTAVHEGKLTLADVEAKMSANVRRIFALPEQPDTYVEVDVDAKFAFDESRFESRAGWSPFHDVPVRGRVERVVLRGAEVYASGEIKGSAGTGRDVREVPRG